The genomic window CTGGCTCGGCGAGAGCTATCGCGGGCAGGAGCGCTATCGCGAGGCGGCGGAACAGTTTCTGACCGTCTCGACAGAATATTCCGAGACGGATGTCGCGCCGCAGGCCATGTTGAGACTTGGTGGCGCCCTCGTCGAAATCGGCGCATTGGAGCAGGCCTGCGCAACCTTCGCGGAGATTCCGCAGCAATATCCGCAGGCCGCCGAGGCGATGCGGGACAACATTGCGCGTGAGGCGTCACGCGCCGGCTGCGCGTGACGCCGCAAGATCCCGCGAATACGGATGATGGCGCGCCGCTCCTGCCCGAAGCAGGTGCGGCGCTGATCGCCGCCGCGCTCGCGCCGGGCGAAAAAACCCTCGTCGCCGCCGTATCGGGCGGTCCGGATTCCACCGTCCTGATGCATGCCGTCGCGGCGCTGGTGGCGCGTGGTGAAGGCCATCGCGTCACCATCGTGAGCATTGATCACGGCTTGCGCCCCGAGAGCACCGGCGAGGCCGCCGAGGTCGTCGCACAGGCGGCGGCGCTCGGGCTTGCGGCAAGAGCGCGTCGCTGGGAGCATGACGCGGCCCCTGCGGTCGGGATCCAGCAGGCGGCCCGCGCCGCACGCTATCGCCTGCTTGCCGACGAAGCCCGCGCAGCGCAGGCACCAATCGTCCTCACCGCGCATACGCAGGACGACCAGGCCGAGACGGTCCTGATGCGGCTTTGCGCCGGCAGCGGCATTGACGGGCTCGCGGGCATGGCGGAACGCGCGCCACTCGATGCCGTCGCCGGAGAGGCCGGGACCGGCATCACGCTGGTGCGTCCGTTTCTGGGCATCGCCAAGGCGAGACTGATCGCGGCCTGCGAAGATTTCGGCTGGTGGCATGTGCGTGATCCGGCCAACACGGATTTTCGCCATACCCGCGCCCGGCTGCGCGCCTTGCTGCCCGCTCTGGCGCAGGAGGGCCTCACGGCGTCACGCCTGACCCGTCTGGCGCGGCGCGCAAGCGAGACCCGCGAGGCGCTGGATCACGCGGCGGAGGTTCTGTTCACACGGGCGCGTCTCGCCGCTTGCGACGGCGCGCTGACCCTTGATGGCGCGGTGCTGCGCGATGCCCCGGTCGCGATCGCCCGGCGCGTCTTGCAACGCGCCTTCCTCGCCTGCGGCGGGGGCGCTGCCGGGGCACATGGCTATGGCCCCGGCCTGGAGAAGATCGAGGCCCTGACCAGCGCGCTGCAACAGGCGCTGCGGCAGGGCAAGGCGCTGCCGGGGCGCACACTCGCCGGGATTCGTCTCGCCTGCACGACCGACGGCACGGTCAGCCTGAGCCGGGCCGGGCCACGACGCGCCGTGCGGCAGTAATGTGAAACGCCTTGCGCCGAGGCGCCACGGGCGCCGTCACACCGGGTCAGGCGCTTACTCGCTGGCACCGTGCCCGCGCATCCGGCGGGGGCCGTGCTCGCCCATATGGCCGCTGCGGGAGTCGCCGTAGCGCATGTGACGATTCTGACCCATTGTCATGTTCGGCTGCATCAGGATGGGCAGAAGGCGCTGCTGATCGGCATCGAGTCCGTCCCAGAACGGGCGCATGGCCTGGGTGAGATCGGCCATCATGGCGGCATTGGTGCTCGCCATCTCGCTGCGGCGCTCGAGCCGCTCCATGAAATCATGGGCCTGACCCTCGCCGCGCCTCTCGCGCATGTCAGCACGCATCGCACGGCGCTCGTCGCGCGACATCTCCTGCATGCCGTCGCGCATGCCGTCGCGCATGCCTTGCCGCATGCCTTGCCGCATGCCCGGATCGCGCCCGT from Saliniramus fredricksonii includes these protein-coding regions:
- the tilS gene encoding tRNA lysidine(34) synthetase TilS, with the translated sequence MTPQDPANTDDGAPLLPEAGAALIAAALAPGEKTLVAAVSGGPDSTVLMHAVAALVARGEGHRVTIVSIDHGLRPESTGEAAEVVAQAAALGLAARARRWEHDAAPAVGIQQAARAARYRLLADEARAAQAPIVLTAHTQDDQAETVLMRLCAGSGIDGLAGMAERAPLDAVAGEAGTGITLVRPFLGIAKARLIAACEDFGWWHVRDPANTDFRHTRARLRALLPALAQEGLTASRLTRLARRASETREALDHAAEVLFTRARLAACDGALTLDGAVLRDAPVAIARRVLQRAFLACGGGAAGAHGYGPGLEKIEALTSALQQALRQGKALPGRTLAGIRLACTTDGTVSLSRAGPRRAVRQ